A genomic stretch from Pseudomonadota bacterium includes:
- the ubiE gene encoding bifunctional demethylmenaquinone methyltransferase/2-methoxy-6-polyprenyl-1,4-benzoquinol methylase UbiE: MNKPLEPSGAGTETTHFGFRDVPVAEKQALVGEVFTSVASRYDLMNDLMSLGIHRLWKRHFATTARVRAGAKVLDLAGGTGDIASLLYPKLGESGSVVVADINAAMLDCGRDRLLDEGKHRRSHFIQANAQALPFADKSFDLVTMAFGLRNVTDKDAALRSIYRVLKPGGRIMVLEFSQLRPALLRPAYDWYSFNVLPALGSRVAGDADSYRYLAESIRKHPDQATLDDMIAEAGFVLGGHRNLSAGLVAIHHGVRP; this comes from the coding sequence ATGAATAAACCTCTAGAGCCGTCCGGCGCCGGAACCGAAACCACACACTTCGGTTTCCGCGACGTGCCGGTGGCGGAAAAACAAGCGCTGGTCGGTGAGGTGTTTACCTCTGTTGCATCCCGCTACGACCTCATGAACGATTTGATGTCCCTCGGCATTCATCGTCTGTGGAAGCGCCATTTTGCGACGACGGCTCGGGTGCGGGCTGGCGCCAAGGTGCTCGACCTGGCGGGCGGGACCGGGGATATCGCTTCGCTGCTGTATCCCAAGCTGGGAGAGTCCGGTTCGGTGGTCGTCGCCGACATCAACGCTGCCATGCTCGACTGCGGGCGCGACCGGCTGCTGGACGAAGGCAAGCATCGCCGAAGCCACTTCATCCAGGCGAATGCGCAGGCGCTGCCGTTTGCCGACAAATCGTTTGACCTGGTGACCATGGCGTTCGGGCTGCGTAACGTCACTGACAAGGACGCGGCCCTGCGCAGTATCTATCGGGTCCTCAAACCCGGCGGTCGGATCATGGTGCTGGAGTTTTCGCAGCTGCGCCCGGCGCTGCTGCGGCCCGCCTACGACTGGTACTCTTTTAACGTGCTGCCGGCACTGGGCTCTCGGGTTGCTGGTGACGCGGACAGCTATCGCTATCTGGCTGAGTCGATCCGCAAACACCCCGATCAGGCGACCCTAGACGACATGATTGCGGAGGCAGGATTTGTGCTCGGCGGACACCGCAATCTGAGCGCCGGACTCGTCGCGATTCACCACGGTGTCAGACCATGA
- a CDS encoding SCP2 sterol-binding domain-containing protein: MSELREAAASDRSQRLADGINRLLARFLKLDPEVSRKLRSLEGRSLAVTLDGPDLSFYLRCDDRQLRAVPGLPDAPGAVLKATPGAFMALAASGGTGAVGKVSVEGDAETARRFQQFFTDLSPDWEEALTSLFGDVMGFQVSQFMERGLSWLKSAGRGLSETGSEYLREESRQLVTRPEMELFLDAVDDLREDVDRLEARIRARRRRAD, from the coding sequence ATGAGCGAGCTCCGCGAAGCAGCTGCCAGCGATCGCTCACAACGCCTGGCTGATGGCATCAACCGCCTGCTGGCTCGTTTTCTGAAGCTGGACCCGGAAGTGAGCCGAAAGCTACGCTCGCTGGAAGGCCGGTCGCTGGCGGTGACCCTGGACGGACCGGACCTGTCGTTTTACCTGCGCTGCGATGACCGCCAGCTCAGGGCGGTGCCGGGTCTGCCCGATGCGCCGGGCGCGGTGCTGAAGGCGACCCCGGGGGCGTTTATGGCGCTGGCCGCTAGCGGCGGGACCGGGGCCGTCGGCAAGGTTTCGGTTGAGGGAGACGCGGAAACCGCGCGCCGTTTTCAACAGTTTTTCACGGACCTGAGCCCGGATTGGGAGGAGGCGCTGACCTCGCTGTTTGGCGACGTGATGGGCTTCCAGGTTTCCCAGTTTATGGAGCGCGGCTTGTCCTGGCTCAAGTCCGCCGGTCGGGGACTTTCCGAAACGGGCAGTGAGTACCTGCGCGAAGAAAGCCGACAGCTGGTCACCCGGCCTGAGATGGAGCTGTTTTTGGATGCGGTGGACGACCTGCGGGAAGACGTCGACCGACTGGAGGCCAGGATTCGGGCCCGGCGTCGCCGGGCGGACTGA
- the ubiB gene encoding ubiquinone biosynthesis regulatory protein kinase UbiB produces the protein MIRFRQIRRLAGIASVLAKYRLEDVLAKTSLARLARLIALVQPWRAKATDEPLWRRLRMALDDLGPIFVKLGQMLSTRRDLLPKDIADELALLQDRVAPFPGDQARAAVEKALGQPISEVFSEFQDEALASASVAQVHAAVLANGDEVVVKVLRPGIAARVRRDLELINILAMMVDRFWTGAANVRPVELVAELAGTLHNELDLQREAANASQLKRNFTGDRELYVPSIYWDYTFRQAMVMERVYGIPIDNVEALREAGVNMKLLAERGNRIFYTQVFRDNFFHADMHPGNILVDATDPADPTYIALDFGIVGSMPSEHLYYLAENFLAFFNQDYRRVAVLHMEAGWIPADSRIDQVESAVRAVCEPQLSKPLAEISIAQVLFQLFDVARQFQLTAQPELILLQKTLLNIEGVGRQVYPELDIWTTSKPVLEKIMADRLGVDAATKDLQEHLPAWLARAPRVPGMLFDSLEKISAGKLETRLKSDDLKAISNLIQQRSNNTAWAVFAAGFAMIATLLGLFGQPHTQVLGMSLWPTLSGLAAVWCGWRAIRS, from the coding sequence GTGATTCGCTTCAGGCAGATTCGTCGGCTGGCCGGCATAGCGTCGGTGCTGGCAAAGTACCGGCTGGAAGACGTGCTGGCGAAAACGAGTCTCGCCCGGCTGGCGAGACTTATCGCCTTGGTACAGCCGTGGCGCGCCAAGGCCACCGATGAGCCGCTCTGGCGCCGGCTGCGGATGGCGCTGGACGACCTGGGCCCGATCTTCGTCAAGCTTGGGCAGATGCTCTCCACGCGCCGCGACCTCCTCCCGAAAGACATCGCCGACGAGCTGGCTCTCCTGCAGGACCGCGTCGCCCCGTTTCCCGGTGACCAAGCCCGAGCCGCGGTGGAAAAGGCCCTGGGCCAGCCAATCAGTGAAGTGTTTTCCGAATTCCAGGACGAGGCGCTGGCTTCAGCATCCGTGGCCCAGGTGCACGCCGCGGTGCTGGCCAATGGCGACGAAGTTGTCGTTAAGGTGCTTCGGCCGGGCATCGCCGCGCGGGTCCGGCGAGATCTTGAGCTGATCAATATCCTCGCCATGATGGTGGATCGTTTCTGGACCGGGGCGGCCAACGTTCGTCCCGTGGAGCTGGTGGCGGAACTGGCCGGAACCCTGCACAACGAGCTGGATCTGCAGCGTGAGGCAGCCAACGCGTCGCAGCTGAAGCGCAACTTCACCGGCGACCGGGAACTCTACGTCCCATCCATTTACTGGGACTATACGTTTCGTCAGGCGATGGTGATGGAGCGGGTCTACGGTATTCCTATCGACAACGTTGAGGCCCTGCGCGAGGCCGGCGTCAATATGAAGCTCCTGGCTGAACGGGGCAACCGCATTTTTTACACCCAGGTCTTCCGGGATAACTTTTTTCACGCTGATATGCACCCCGGGAATATCCTGGTGGACGCAACCGACCCGGCGGATCCGACCTACATCGCCCTCGACTTTGGGATCGTCGGCAGCATGCCGTCCGAACACCTCTACTACCTTGCGGAAAACTTTCTGGCGTTTTTCAACCAGGACTATCGCCGTGTCGCCGTGCTCCACATGGAGGCGGGCTGGATTCCAGCCGATTCACGCATCGACCAGGTCGAGTCGGCGGTGCGCGCGGTGTGCGAGCCGCAGCTCTCTAAGCCGCTGGCCGAAATCTCCATAGCGCAGGTGCTGTTCCAGCTCTTCGACGTGGCGCGGCAATTCCAGCTGACCGCACAGCCGGAGCTGATCCTGCTGCAAAAGACGCTGCTCAACATCGAAGGCGTCGGGCGCCAGGTCTACCCCGAGCTGGATATCTGGACCACGTCGAAGCCGGTGTTGGAAAAGATCATGGCCGACCGGTTGGGCGTTGATGCGGCCACCAAGGATCTGCAGGAACACCTGCCCGCCTGGCTGGCGCGGGCCCCTAGGGTCCCCGGCATGCTGTTTGATTCGCTGGAGAAGATCAGTGCCGGCAAGCTCGAGACGCGGCTCAAAAGTGACGATCTCAAGGCCATCAGCAACCTGATTCAGCAGCGGAGCAACAACACGGCGTGGGCGGTGTTTGCGGCGGGCTTTGCCATGATCGCGACCCTTCTGGGGCTGTTTGGGCAGCCGCACACCCAGGTCCTGGGCATGTCGCTTTGGCCGACGCTGTCCGGCCTGGCGGCCGTTTGGTGCGGCTGGCGCGCGATCCGCAGCTAG
- a CDS encoding carboxymuconolactone decarboxylase family protein, with amino-acid sequence MAHMTPLPTSTTPELADTFETFERILGFVPNSLKTMQRKPKMVEGFGALTNAVMDPDGEVDLGFMRLIAHFASRAAGCQYCEAHSLVAAEIHGISQAKIDAIWDYQTSDHYTEAERVALDYALAAGSVPNAVDEPLMERMREHWTDNQICEILGAVCLYGFLNRWNDSMATEIEESPTRMGDRVLASGGWDGGKHRP; translated from the coding sequence ATGGCTCATATGACCCCTCTGCCGACGTCGACCACGCCGGAGCTTGCCGACACCTTTGAGACCTTTGAACGCATTCTGGGATTTGTGCCCAACAGCCTTAAGACCATGCAGCGGAAGCCGAAGATGGTCGAAGGATTCGGGGCGCTGACCAACGCCGTGATGGACCCTGACGGTGAGGTCGATCTGGGCTTCATGCGGCTGATCGCTCACTTCGCCAGCCGGGCGGCGGGCTGTCAGTATTGCGAAGCTCACTCGCTGGTGGCGGCTGAAATCCACGGGATCAGTCAGGCCAAAATCGACGCAATCTGGGACTACCAGACCAGCGATCATTACACCGAGGCTGAGCGGGTTGCGCTGGACTACGCGCTGGCGGCGGGTTCTGTGCCCAACGCGGTCGACGAGCCTCTGATGGAGCGCATGCGCGAGCACTGGACCGACAATCAGATCTGCGAAATTCTGGGCGCCGTTTGCCTCTATGGATTTCTCAATCGCTGGAATGACTCCATGGCAACCGAAATCGAAGAGTCGCCAACCCGCATGGGCGATCGCGTGCTCGCGTCCGGCGGCTGGGACGGCGGCAAACACCGGCCATGA
- a CDS encoding sulfotransferase family protein — protein MNSGHCKRICLWSGPRNVSTAVLYAFDQRQDTVAVDEPLYGHYLSTSGADHPGAEKILPLLEHDGEKVIRETVLGPCEKPVLFLKLMAHHLPGLDRAFMDHTSNVILTRNPREVLATLRFQVKHPTMADAGYDQQVALLERYPGMPVLDAKQLLLNPAAVLRELCDRLSLRFNEAMLSWPEGPKACDGPWAPYWYHNVHKSRGFAPFQPSAKIMPAELEPLLKECQPLYETLLERAIRAPDLESTK, from the coding sequence ATGAACAGCGGGCATTGTAAGCGAATCTGTTTGTGGTCGGGGCCCCGCAACGTGTCGACGGCTGTGCTTTACGCCTTTGACCAGCGCCAGGACACGGTGGCGGTGGATGAGCCGCTTTACGGCCACTACCTGAGCACCTCCGGGGCCGATCACCCCGGGGCGGAGAAGATTCTGCCGCTGCTTGAGCACGATGGGGAAAAGGTGATTCGGGAAACGGTGCTGGGTCCCTGCGAGAAGCCGGTCCTATTTCTTAAGCTGATGGCTCACCACCTGCCGGGCCTGGACCGCGCCTTTATGGATCACACCAGCAACGTGATCTTGACGCGAAACCCGCGAGAGGTGCTGGCGACGCTTCGCTTCCAGGTGAAACATCCCACCATGGCCGACGCGGGCTATGACCAGCAGGTGGCGCTGCTGGAGCGCTATCCCGGGATGCCGGTGCTGGACGCCAAGCAGCTGCTGCTCAATCCGGCAGCGGTGCTTCGCGAGCTGTGCGACCGGCTGAGCCTGCGCTTTAATGAGGCCATGCTGAGCTGGCCCGAGGGCCCCAAAGCCTGCGACGGACCCTGGGCACCGTATTGGTATCACAACGTCCACAAGTCCCGGGGCTTTGCGCCCTTCCAGCCGTCCGCCAAGATTATGCCGGCTGAGCTGGAACCGCTGCTCAAGGAATGCCAGCCGCTATACGAAACGCTGCTCGAGCGGGCGATCCGCGCCCCCGATCTGGAGTCCACGAAATGA
- a CDS encoding aminotransferase class IV: protein MIEREQLLPELSDPRNADILVHVAGRLLSRQEARVSVFDSVVQGGDAVWEGLRVYDGRIFMLDPHLDRLIDSAKALAFAGVPGRDEIKQAIFETLEANGMRDGAHIRLTLTRGEKITSGMSPAFNRFGPTLIVLAEWKPPVYDNAAGIRLITSAIRRNTSQCLDSKIHHNNLLNNILAKIQANVAGVDDALMLDVAGFLSETNATNVFVVHGDKLLTPHADSCVPGVTRATVLELAGELGIPTEERNVSLTEAHAAQEMFTTGTMGELSPVIELDGRQIGDGGCGAVTRQLQDEYASRTRSLGEPLPF from the coding sequence ATGATTGAAAGAGAACAGCTTCTACCCGAGCTGAGCGACCCGCGCAACGCCGATATCCTGGTTCACGTGGCGGGCCGGCTGCTGTCCAGGCAGGAGGCCCGCGTATCGGTTTTCGATTCGGTGGTGCAGGGCGGGGATGCGGTTTGGGAAGGCCTGCGGGTCTATGACGGCCGGATCTTCATGCTCGATCCGCACCTCGATCGCCTGATCGATTCGGCGAAAGCGCTCGCCTTCGCGGGTGTGCCCGGTCGGGACGAGATCAAGCAGGCCATCTTCGAGACGCTCGAGGCCAACGGCATGCGCGACGGGGCGCATATCCGGCTGACGCTGACTCGGGGGGAGAAGATCACCTCCGGCATGAGTCCCGCCTTCAACCGCTTTGGCCCAACGCTGATCGTTCTGGCGGAGTGGAAGCCGCCGGTCTACGACAACGCGGCGGGTATTCGCCTGATCACCTCAGCGATCCGGCGCAACACCAGCCAGTGCCTGGACTCCAAGATTCACCACAACAACCTGCTCAATAACATCCTGGCCAAAATTCAGGCCAACGTGGCTGGCGTCGACGATGCGCTGATGCTGGACGTGGCGGGATTTCTGTCTGAGACCAATGCCACCAACGTGTTTGTGGTGCACGGGGACAAGCTGCTGACACCGCACGCAGACTCCTGTGTTCCCGGTGTAACCCGGGCGACTGTGCTCGAGCTAGCCGGCGAACTGGGAATCCCGACCGAGGAGCGCAACGTGTCGCTCACCGAAGCGCATGCCGCTCAGGAGATGTTCACCACCGGCACCATGGGCGAGCTGTCGCCGGTGATCGAGCTCGACGGTCGGCAAATCGGCGACGGCGGCTGCGGGGCCGTTACGCGCCAGCTGCAGGACGAATACGCAAGCCGGACCCGTTCGCTGGGCGAACCACTCCCGTTCTGA
- a CDS encoding DUF938 domain-containing protein, with translation MELPFAPACERNQEPIRQALSKVFPRTAHILELASGTGQHGVYFARHLAHLTWQCTDLQSVLPGLGARIKQAGLPNLPPPLAVDVSCPDWPQTSPELAADGIFACNILHIASWQAAVTLFAGCARLLDAGSTLAIYGPFNENGFTSEGNASLDAWARESFPGGGLRELADVARLATDSGFSEPEVTQMPANNLVLTLVRAA, from the coding sequence TTGGAGCTGCCTTTTGCCCCAGCCTGCGAGCGAAACCAGGAGCCAATCCGGCAGGCGTTGAGCAAGGTCTTTCCCCGGACGGCGCACATCCTGGAGCTGGCGTCCGGCACGGGTCAGCACGGGGTCTACTTCGCTCGCCACCTTGCCCATCTCACCTGGCAGTGCACAGATCTTCAGTCCGTGCTGCCCGGCCTTGGCGCCCGGATTAAGCAGGCGGGGCTGCCCAACCTGCCGCCGCCGCTGGCGGTCGACGTGAGTTGCCCGGACTGGCCTCAGACCTCGCCTGAGCTGGCGGCGGACGGGATCTTCGCCTGCAATATCCTGCATATCGCTAGCTGGCAGGCAGCGGTAACCCTGTTTGCGGGGTGCGCACGGCTGCTGGACGCCGGGTCCACCCTGGCCATCTACGGGCCTTTCAATGAGAACGGTTTCACCTCTGAGGGCAACGCCTCGCTGGATGCGTGGGCCCGCGAATCATTTCCCGGCGGCGGGCTGCGGGAACTGGCAGATGTTGCCCGTCTGGCGACGGACAGCGGCTTTTCTGAACCCGAGGTGACGCAGATGCCCGCCAACAACCTCGTGCTGACGCTGGTGCGCGCCGCTTGA